Sequence from the Segatella copri genome:
GCAAGACGCTCCGTTTTGTAACGTCACTATTAAAAAATAAGTTAAACATTTTGGCTGTTTTGCCATAATGTTGTACTTTTGCATCATTATGAATAGTATTTTAGACCAAGACATCATGTTCCTGCCAGGGGTAGGACCCAAGAAGAAAGAGATACTGAGCAAGGAGCTCGGCATCAACTCTTATAGTGACCTGCTGGAATACTATCCATATAAATATGTAGACCGCTCCAAGGTTTTCCACATCAGCGAACTCAATGCCGACATGCCCTTTGTACAACTCAAAGGCAAGATACTCAGCTACGATGAGATAGATACCGGCAAGCGCAACAAGCTGCTGGTAGCCCATTTCTCAGACGGCTACGGTGTGGCTGACCTCATCTGGTATCGCGGCGCCCAATACATCATGAAGACCTATAAGGTGGGAACCGAATATCTCGTTTTCGGAAAGCCAACCGTCTTCAACGGCAGATTCCAGTTTACCCATCCCGATATGGACGATGCCACCAATCTCCAGATTTCAGAGATGGGCATGCAACCCTACTACTCGCTTACCGAGAACCTGAGGAAGCGTGGCTACACCTCACGTTCCATAGAGAAGATGACCAAGCAGTTGGTCACCATCCTTCCTCCTCTTCCCGAAACGCTGCCAAGCCATATCGTAGACCGTCTGCATCTGGTTTCGCGCGATGCAGCCATTCGCATGATTCATTATCCGCATTCCCATCAGGAGATGCAGAAAGCACAGGTACGCCTTAAATTTGAGGAACTCTTCTATGTGCAGCTTAATATAATAAGGTATGCCACCGACCAGCGCCGCAAGTTCAGGGGCTATGTCTTCAACCGCATCGCCGATATCTTCAACGGGTTCTATGCCCATCATCTGCCCTTCGAACTGACAGGGGCCCAGAAACGGGTGATGCATGAAATCAGAGCCGATATGTGCAGCGGCAGACAGATGAACCGTCTTCTGCAGGGTGATGTAGGTTCAGGTAAGACGCTCGTGGCACTCATGACCATGCTCATTGCGCTGGATAACGGTTATCAGGCATGTATGATGGCACCTACCGAAATTCTTGCCGAGCAGCATCTGCAAACCATCTGCGACTTCCTGCAGGGAATGGACATCCGGGTAGAACTGCTCACTGGCATCGTAAAGGGAAAGAAGAGAGAAAAGATTCTTGCCGACCTGGCTACGGGCGACATCCAGATTCTGGTAGGCACCCATGCCATCCTCGAAGACCCGGTGGTTTTCAGAAGATTAGGCGTAGCCGTCATCGATGAGCAGCATCGCTTCGGTGTGGCGCAGAGAGCCAAGCTGTGGAACAAGAGCGAGAATCCGCCTCATATCCTCGTGATGACCGCCACTCCTATCCCCCGCACCCTCGCCATGACCATTTATGGTGACCTGGACGTGAGCGTGATTGATGAACTGCCACCGGGCAGAAAACCGATACAGACGCTACATAAGTTTGATACCCAACTCACCAGCCTCTATCAGAGCATCCGCCGCCAGATTAATCTCGGCAGACAGGTATATATCGTCTTTCCGCTGATCAAGGAAAGTGAGAAGAGCGACCTGAAGAATCTGGAAGAAGGTTACGAAACGCTGAAACAGGCATTCCCGGAATTCAAATTGAGTAAGATTCATGGCAAGATGAAATCTGCTGAAAAGGAGGTAGAGATGGAGCAGTTTATAAAGGGCGAAACACAGATTCTCGTTGCCACCACCGTAATAGAAGTAGGTGTAAATGTGCCCAATGCTTCTGTGATGGTTATCCTGGATGCACAGCGCTTCGGTCTGTCCCAGTTGCACCAGCTGCGAGGCCGTGTAGGAAGAGGCTGCGACCAGAGCTACTGCATTCTGGTAACCAACTATAAGCTTTCAGAAGAAACCCGCAAACGTATTGATATCATGTGCGATACGAACGACGGTTTCCGTATCGCCGAGGCCGACTTGAAACTCCGTGGTCCCGGCGACTTGGAGGGAACGCAGCAGAGCGGCATGGCTTTCGACCTGAAGATAGCGAATATAGCCAGAGACGGCCAGCTGGTACAACTGGCGCGCACAGAAGCACAGGAAATCATCGACAACGATCCCGAATGCAATGCTCCTCATAACGCCCTGCTCTGGAACCGCCTCAAGGAATTGAAGAAAACCCATATCAACTGGGCAGCCATCAGCTAAAGCAGCAAGCAAAAGCAGTTCCTGCTATCAGAAAGCAAGGCTAAAAGGTGGCTTCAGCTATCAAGCAGCCTCACCCCCGTTCCAGGCGATTCCATCGCCTGTCCCAAAAGTAAAAAGTATAATTATGGATAGAAGAAGAAAGCCGGCTATCAGGGAGCCGCGACCAGAAATATCCCTGGAAGAAATGAGAGCCATTCTCGAAAACATTACAGAAATAGAAAGCGCAACAGGCATCAGATACGTCAAACTGCATGTCACGGCAAAGATGATTATCGGTATCAGAGAGTCATCGGGTAAGGAATTTACCATCAATCTCAACGACCTCTACCGCGCTTATCAGGAATGCCTCAGATTCACCAGTCCGGAGGTAAAAAAGTATATTTTCATGGGGCATTCTCCTGCCGTGGCTCTGTTGAGAATGCTACAAAATCATGAAACGTGCTAAAAGTCAACTCCTTGCATCTTATTTTCCTAATGTAAGTTAAAAATAAGGCTAGGGCGTTAAATATCGCCCTTTTGGCTTTAACAACTTTGGTTTTTTGAAGTATTTTTGT
This genomic interval carries:
- the recG gene encoding ATP-dependent DNA helicase RecG; protein product: MNSILDQDIMFLPGVGPKKKEILSKELGINSYSDLLEYYPYKYVDRSKVFHISELNADMPFVQLKGKILSYDEIDTGKRNKLLVAHFSDGYGVADLIWYRGAQYIMKTYKVGTEYLVFGKPTVFNGRFQFTHPDMDDATNLQISEMGMQPYYSLTENLRKRGYTSRSIEKMTKQLVTILPPLPETLPSHIVDRLHLVSRDAAIRMIHYPHSHQEMQKAQVRLKFEELFYVQLNIIRYATDQRRKFRGYVFNRIADIFNGFYAHHLPFELTGAQKRVMHEIRADMCSGRQMNRLLQGDVGSGKTLVALMTMLIALDNGYQACMMAPTEILAEQHLQTICDFLQGMDIRVELLTGIVKGKKREKILADLATGDIQILVGTHAILEDPVVFRRLGVAVIDEQHRFGVAQRAKLWNKSENPPHILVMTATPIPRTLAMTIYGDLDVSVIDELPPGRKPIQTLHKFDTQLTSLYQSIRRQINLGRQVYIVFPLIKESEKSDLKNLEEGYETLKQAFPEFKLSKIHGKMKSAEKEVEMEQFIKGETQILVATTVIEVGVNVPNASVMVILDAQRFGLSQLHQLRGRVGRGCDQSYCILVTNYKLSEETRKRIDIMCDTNDGFRIAEADLKLRGPGDLEGTQQSGMAFDLKIANIARDGQLVQLARTEAQEIIDNDPECNAPHNALLWNRLKELKKTHINWAAIS